The Candidatus Binataceae bacterium genome includes a window with the following:
- a CDS encoding AI-2E family transporter, which translates to MFDRERIIQIFFFAFLALMAYELFVLLAPFLTPIAWAILIAFVMHPLLVELDRVVKRRSLSALILTLGVALGVILPAVWLSGRLATEAQSLYAYASAAVGNNNIGNATEWMKHSEWVMSLNRRLGYRIKLEDEAPKYALQAAQVASEYVGKHLTSAARNALSAIIDFGIILLVFFYLLRDGESYYESLRRLTPLHEEDKETIYETLRSTLSSVIRGLMLTALLQGVTIGFGLLVSGVPYWAFLAVLSAGAGLLPLGGTAIVWLPAAAYLAYASGLFWGIVLVVWCSLAVAIIDNFVKPLLMRSGTGLPTMALFLGIAGGLEAYGPLGLFLGPAVMSVFAALLRVYQKTYGDRRREAA; encoded by the coding sequence ATGTTCGACCGCGAGCGAATCATCCAGATTTTTTTCTTCGCTTTCCTGGCGCTCATGGCTTATGAGCTGTTCGTCCTGCTCGCCCCGTTCCTGACGCCGATTGCATGGGCGATCTTGATTGCCTTCGTAATGCATCCTTTGCTGGTGGAACTCGATAGGGTCGTCAAGCGGCGCAGCCTATCCGCGCTCATCCTGACCCTTGGGGTCGCGCTGGGCGTCATTCTCCCGGCGGTCTGGCTCTCGGGACGCCTCGCCACCGAAGCGCAGAGTCTTTACGCCTATGCGTCGGCCGCCGTGGGCAACAACAACATCGGAAATGCGACCGAATGGATGAAGCATTCGGAGTGGGTGATGTCCCTGAATCGCCGGCTGGGATACCGGATCAAGCTCGAGGACGAAGCACCAAAATACGCCCTGCAGGCCGCGCAGGTCGCCAGCGAGTACGTGGGCAAGCATCTCACGAGCGCGGCGCGGAACGCGCTGAGTGCAATCATCGATTTCGGAATAATCCTGTTGGTTTTTTTCTACCTGCTGCGCGACGGAGAGAGCTACTACGAGTCGCTCCGCAGGCTCACGCCCTTGCACGAAGAAGACAAGGAAACGATCTACGAAACGCTGCGCTCCACGCTGTCCTCAGTAATCCGTGGATTGATGCTTACCGCCCTGCTCCAGGGCGTGACTATCGGGTTCGGCCTGCTGGTAAGCGGAGTCCCATACTGGGCATTTCTCGCGGTTCTGTCTGCCGGCGCAGGCTTACTGCCCCTGGGCGGGACGGCGATCGTATGGCTGCCGGCGGCAGCTTATCTCGCCTACGCGTCGGGGTTGTTCTGGGGAATCGTCCTGGTGGTGTGGTGTTCGCTGGCAGTCGCTATCATCGACAACTTCGTCAAGCCTCTGCTGATGAGGTCGGGCACCGGGCTTCCGACCATGGCGCTGTTTCTAGGTATCGCCGGGGGGCTGGAGGCTTATGGTCCGTTGGGCCTCTTTCTCGGACCCGCGGTCATGTCGGTGTTCGCCGCGCTGTTGCGGGTGTATCAGAAGACGTACGGAGATCGGCGCCGGGAAGCCGCGTAG
- the thrS gene encoding threonine--tRNA ligase, with product MSSELSVSVNGERRTVARGTPVREVLNGIPSRDLVAAKVNDKVVDLSRTLESDATVEPVLAESPGGLDVIRHSTAHLMAMAVQQLYPGTQVTIGPVIEDGFYYDFAPKTPFTLEDLPKIEARMKELAKADFKIERVEVSRAEAIKTFDAMGEKYKVQIIEENIPESEVVSIYKEGDWMDLCRGPHVPSTRYLRAFKLLSVAGAYWKGDEHNEMLSRIYGTAFASKEALDEHLKLLELARTRDHRKIGREMELFFFDPISPGCPFFMPKGTIILNELIDYVRRLYRRSGYSEVVTPQVFRNQMFNTSGHWDNFRENMFLSPDPEAEGSDAHTVDTGPEGWRRGYGLKPMNCPGHTFVYRAEKRSYRDLPIRLAEFTGLHRAERSGVLHGLSRVRLMHQDDAHIFCREDQIEDEFARNIEMVREVYSTLGFEKVEFKLATMPDQHLGTEAQWHEAEEKLANAMRRNEIPFEMNPREGAFYGPKIEIYVPDALKRKWQVATIQLDYFLPERFGLSYTASSGAEERPVMIHRAILGSLERFISVLLEHTGGVLPFWLAPEQVRVLSLSEKVESYAVELTSMLRKAGYRAESDIRNEKLGFKVREAELAKVPYMVVVGEREAAARSVSLRKLRGEKSQALTVENLIEMMRKERLPA from the coding sequence ATGAGTTCCGAACTGAGCGTCTCGGTCAACGGGGAACGCCGAACTGTCGCTCGCGGCACGCCTGTCCGCGAAGTGCTGAACGGCATCCCGAGCAGGGACCTGGTGGCGGCCAAGGTTAACGACAAGGTCGTCGACCTTAGCCGCACGCTTGAGTCCGATGCGACCGTGGAGCCGGTCTTGGCAGAGAGCCCGGGCGGACTCGACGTCATCCGCCATTCGACGGCGCATCTGATGGCGATGGCGGTGCAGCAGCTCTACCCGGGAACCCAGGTAACAATCGGCCCGGTTATCGAGGACGGGTTCTACTACGACTTTGCGCCCAAGACACCGTTTACTCTCGAGGACCTGCCGAAGATCGAAGCCCGGATGAAGGAGCTCGCTAAGGCGGACTTCAAGATCGAAAGGGTTGAAGTGTCCCGCGCCGAGGCGATCAAGACGTTCGACGCGATGGGCGAGAAGTACAAGGTCCAAATCATCGAGGAGAACATTCCGGAGTCAGAGGTCGTCTCGATCTACAAGGAAGGCGACTGGATGGATTTGTGCCGCGGTCCGCACGTGCCCTCAACGCGCTACCTGCGCGCATTCAAGCTGCTCTCGGTGGCGGGCGCATACTGGAAGGGCGATGAGCACAACGAGATGCTCTCGCGCATCTACGGCACCGCGTTCGCATCGAAGGAGGCGCTGGACGAGCATCTGAAGTTGCTGGAACTCGCGCGCACGCGGGACCATCGCAAAATCGGTCGCGAGATGGAGCTGTTCTTCTTCGATCCGATCTCGCCCGGTTGTCCGTTCTTCATGCCCAAGGGCACGATCATCCTGAACGAGTTGATCGACTACGTTCGCCGACTGTACCGGCGGTCCGGCTACAGCGAAGTGGTCACGCCCCAGGTGTTCCGCAACCAGATGTTCAATACATCAGGTCACTGGGACAACTTCCGCGAGAACATGTTTCTCTCGCCCGACCCGGAGGCGGAGGGCAGCGATGCGCACACGGTCGACACCGGACCTGAAGGATGGCGGCGGGGATACGGACTGAAGCCCATGAACTGCCCGGGGCACACCTTTGTGTATCGCGCGGAGAAGCGTTCGTATCGCGACCTGCCGATTCGGCTCGCCGAGTTCACCGGCCTGCATCGCGCCGAGCGCTCGGGCGTCCTGCACGGACTATCCCGCGTCAGGTTGATGCATCAGGATGATGCGCACATCTTCTGCCGCGAGGATCAAATCGAGGACGAGTTCGCGCGCAACATCGAGATGGTGCGCGAGGTTTATTCGACGCTGGGTTTTGAGAAGGTCGAGTTCAAGCTCGCGACGATGCCGGATCAGCACCTCGGGACCGAGGCACAATGGCATGAGGCAGAAGAGAAGCTTGCCAACGCCATGCGTCGCAACGAGATCCCGTTCGAGATGAACCCCAGGGAAGGAGCGTTTTACGGACCCAAAATCGAAATCTATGTTCCCGATGCGCTCAAGCGGAAGTGGCAGGTCGCGACGATCCAGCTTGACTATTTCCTGCCCGAGCGCTTCGGGCTGAGCTACACCGCCAGCAGCGGCGCGGAAGAGCGCCCGGTGATGATCCATCGCGCGATCCTTGGATCGCTGGAGCGCTTCATCAGCGTGCTGCTCGAGCATACCGGCGGCGTGCTTCCCTTCTGGCTCGCGCCGGAGCAAGTCCGAGTGCTGTCGCTAAGCGAGAAGGTTGAGTCGTACGCCGTCGAATTGACCAGCATGCTGCGCAAGGCCGGCTATCGGGCGGAGTCAGATATCCGTAACGAAAAGCTGGGGTTCAAAGTAAGAGAGGCGGAGCTTGCGAAAGTCCCGTATATGGTGGTGGTAGGGGAGCGCGAGGCCGCCGCCCGCAGCGTGTCGTTGCGCAAGCTGCGTGGCGAGAAGAGCCAAGCCCTCACGGTTGAAAACTTAATCGAAATGATGCGAAAAGAGCGGTTGCCGGCCTAA
- the infC gene encoding translation initiation factor IF-3, producing MRVNRLIRAPEVRVIDSDGSQIGILPLAEALRTAENRGLDLVEVSATAKPPVCRVTDFDKYRYSLKKKQHDSKRHSGAHTIKEVKMGARTAEHDVGFKVKHIRRFVEEGQRVKLSVSFRGREITHPELGRSLIDKVLLEVQDVAQPDGGTRMEGRNMSVLLTPR from the coding sequence ATCCGGGTCAATCGCCTGATTCGCGCACCTGAAGTCCGGGTGATCGATTCGGACGGCTCGCAAATCGGAATTCTTCCCCTCGCCGAAGCGCTGCGCACTGCGGAAAACCGGGGCCTTGACCTGGTCGAAGTCTCGGCGACGGCAAAACCGCCGGTCTGCCGCGTTACGGATTTTGACAAGTATCGCTACTCGCTAAAGAAGAAGCAGCACGACTCCAAGCGGCACTCCGGGGCCCACACCATCAAGGAAGTCAAGATGGGCGCGCGCACCGCCGAGCACGATGTGGGCTTCAAAGTTAAGCACATCCGACGCTTTGTTGAGGAGGGCCAGCGTGTTAAGCTCTCGGTCTCGTTTCGCGGCCGCGAAATAACCCATCCTGAATTGGGGCGGAGTCTCATCGACAAGGTTCTCCTCGAGGTGCAGGATGTGGCACAGCCGGACGGGGGAACCCGGATGGAAGGCAGGAACATGTCGGTCCTGCTGACGCCGCGATAG
- the rpmI gene encoding 50S ribosomal protein L35 — translation MPKIKTNRAAAKRFKVTKGGKVKYKKGYSRHHAWAKNRGRKRRLRMPGILKKTEGEVVKTLLPYA, via the coding sequence ATGCCTAAGATCAAAACCAACCGCGCAGCCGCCAAGCGTTTCAAGGTGACCAAAGGCGGCAAGGTCAAGTACAAGAAGGGCTATTCGCGCCACCACGCGTGGGCGAAGAATCGCGGTCGCAAGCGGCGGCTGCGTATGCCCGGCATTCTCAAGAAGACCGAGGGCGAAGTCGTGAAGACCTTGCTGCCGTACGCGTAA